From a region of the Sporosarcina ureilytica genome:
- a CDS encoding CsbA family protein has translation MDLFITKLLLAIFAPALLVVFFTRVTFHHVVGLVLTLSLVAASVYAGYTHNWVLYAADALSLTVGFWYAKRMVERTRENMEEEHQVN, from the coding sequence ATAGATTTATTCATTACTAAATTACTATTGGCAATTTTTGCGCCTGCACTTCTCGTCGTTTTTTTTACACGTGTGACTTTTCATCATGTCGTTGGGTTAGTTTTAACGCTAAGTCTCGTTGCCGCTTCTGTTTATGCAGGTTATACGCATAATTGGGTACTTTACGCGGCCGATGCATTATCGTTAACGGTTGGGTTTTGGTATGCGAAACGGATGGTTGAGCGAACGCGTGAGAATATGGAAGAAGAACATCAAGTCAACTAA
- the cccB gene encoding cytochrome c551, which produces MKKKLLAAIFGATLVLGACGGGNDTSNETDTGTSGGDTAEVDAEAVVQQKCIACHGGNLEGASAPAISTAGANYSEDEIRDIIQNGKGGMPAIKMAEAEADAVAAWLAEKK; this is translated from the coding sequence GTGAAGAAAAAGTTATTAGCAGCTATTTTCGGAGCGACACTTGTTCTCGGGGCGTGTGGCGGAGGAAATGACACGAGCAACGAGACAGATACAGGAACGTCAGGTGGCGATACTGCAGAAGTTGATGCAGAAGCGGTCGTGCAACAAAAATGTATCGCATGTCATGGTGGCAATCTAGAAGGCGCTAGCGCCCCAGCAATTAGTACAGCTGGAGCTAATTATAGCGAAGATGAAATTCGTGATATCATCCAGAATGGTAAAGGCGGAATGCCAGCCATTAAAATGGCAGAAGCAGAAGCTGACGCAGTAGCAGCTTGGCTAGCAGAAAAGAAATAA
- the secA gene encoding preprotein translocase subunit SecA, producing the protein MLNVLSRIFDSNKRDLKRLERVADKVEALAEEMQQLSDEALSSKTEEFKERLQNGETLDDLQVEAFAVVREASRRALDMYPFRVQLIGAAALHEGNIAEMKTGEGKTLTSTLAVYLNALAGKGVHVITVNEYLASRDAEEMGVLYEFLGLTVGLNLNSMTKEEKREAYEADITYSTNNELGFDYLRDNMVLYSHEKVQRPLYFAVIDEVDSILIDEARTPLIISGQAAKAANLYRLANTFVTTLKVEEDYSYDESTKGVVLTEKGVEKAEKAFKIDNLFDLDHVVLLHGINQALKAHVSMHIDIDYVVEDGDVVIVDSFTGRLMKGRRYSDGLHQAIEAKEGLEVQNESMTLATITFQNYFRMYEKLSGMTGTAKTEEEEFRNIYNMQVIEIPTNRPIIRDDRADLIYSTMDGKFKAVAEDIKERHEKGQPVLVGTVAIETSEIISDYLKKFGVKHEVLNAKQHEREAEIILNAGQQGAVTIATNMAGRGTDIKLGEGVIEAGGLAVIGTERHESRRIDNQLRGRSGRQGDPGVTQFYLSLEDDLMRRFGSDQMKSMMTRLGMDDSTPIQSKMVSRSVESAQRRVEGNNFDARKRLLQYDDVLRQQREIIYEERNEVLESENISEIVENMISGVIDRTVSAHTASESRSEWNLKGLEDFIAANLLPEGRVTAADFEGKSPEEIKEIIQENVTARYHEKEEEMTEERMREFEKVILLRAIDMKWTDHIDAMDQLRHGIHLRAYGQTDPLREYQSEGFTMFEDMVLAIENDAARFAMKAEIRDNLEREEVAKGQAVNPEEGNEQKKRQPVRRSVNVGRNDPCPCGSGKKFKHCHGRN; encoded by the coding sequence ATGCTGAATGTATTAAGTAGAATATTCGATTCAAATAAAAGAGATTTAAAACGATTAGAACGAGTGGCAGATAAGGTAGAAGCCCTTGCTGAAGAAATGCAGCAACTTTCAGATGAAGCGCTCTCCAGTAAAACAGAAGAGTTTAAAGAGCGTTTGCAAAATGGTGAAACTTTAGATGATCTTCAAGTAGAAGCGTTTGCGGTCGTTCGTGAAGCCTCCAGACGTGCATTAGATATGTATCCTTTCCGAGTGCAACTTATCGGTGCGGCGGCATTACATGAAGGAAATATTGCAGAGATGAAGACCGGTGAAGGAAAAACGCTAACTTCTACTCTTGCCGTTTATTTAAATGCGTTAGCTGGTAAAGGTGTGCACGTTATTACAGTAAACGAATACTTAGCAAGTCGTGATGCCGAGGAAATGGGGGTTCTTTATGAATTCCTAGGACTGACGGTTGGTTTGAACTTAAATAGTATGACGAAAGAAGAAAAACGTGAAGCATATGAAGCGGACATCACATATAGTACAAATAATGAACTTGGTTTTGACTATTTAAGAGATAATATGGTCCTCTATAGCCATGAAAAAGTTCAACGTCCTCTGTATTTCGCGGTCATTGATGAAGTTGACTCCATTTTAATTGACGAGGCAAGAACACCGCTTATTATTTCTGGTCAAGCGGCTAAAGCGGCAAATCTGTATCGATTGGCCAATACTTTTGTCACGACATTAAAGGTTGAAGAGGATTACTCGTATGACGAATCAACAAAAGGTGTTGTGTTAACGGAAAAAGGCGTTGAAAAAGCTGAGAAAGCATTTAAAATCGATAATTTATTCGACCTAGACCATGTGGTGCTTTTACACGGCATTAACCAAGCTTTGAAAGCGCATGTCAGTATGCATATCGACATTGACTATGTTGTTGAGGATGGCGATGTGGTAATTGTTGACTCCTTCACAGGCCGTCTCATGAAAGGCCGTCGTTATAGTGACGGATTGCACCAGGCGATTGAGGCGAAGGAAGGTCTAGAAGTCCAGAATGAATCCATGACACTTGCAACGATTACTTTCCAGAACTATTTCCGTATGTATGAAAAGTTATCAGGGATGACAGGTACAGCGAAAACAGAGGAAGAAGAATTCCGTAATATTTACAATATGCAAGTTATCGAAATCCCTACAAATCGTCCAATCATCCGTGATGACCGTGCGGATCTTATTTATTCGACGATGGATGGGAAGTTTAAGGCAGTTGCTGAGGACATTAAAGAACGACATGAAAAAGGTCAGCCTGTTCTTGTAGGTACTGTAGCAATTGAAACGTCTGAAATTATTTCGGATTACTTGAAAAAATTTGGCGTTAAGCACGAAGTTTTGAACGCTAAGCAACATGAACGCGAAGCCGAAATTATTTTAAATGCCGGTCAACAAGGCGCGGTAACAATCGCGACAAACATGGCGGGCCGTGGTACAGATATTAAACTTGGCGAAGGTGTCATTGAAGCTGGTGGCTTAGCGGTCATCGGTACAGAAAGACATGAATCTCGCCGTATCGATAACCAGTTACGTGGACGTTCGGGACGTCAAGGAGACCCAGGCGTTACACAGTTTTATTTATCTTTAGAAGATGATTTAATGCGCCGATTTGGTTCGGACCAAATGAAATCTATGATGACAAGACTTGGGATGGATGATTCTACGCCAATTCAGTCAAAAATGGTCTCTCGTTCAGTTGAATCTGCACAGCGCCGTGTTGAGGGGAATAACTTTGATGCACGTAAACGTCTTCTACAATATGATGATGTGTTACGTCAGCAACGTGAAATCATTTATGAAGAACGAAATGAAGTACTTGAATCTGAAAATATAAGTGAAATTGTTGAAAATATGATTTCGGGGGTCATTGACCGAACGGTATCTGCCCATACAGCAAGTGAAAGTCGTTCTGAATGGAACTTAAAAGGGCTTGAAGATTTTATCGCAGCAAATCTTCTTCCTGAAGGTCGAGTAACGGCAGCAGATTTTGAAGGGAAATCCCCTGAAGAAATCAAAGAAATCATTCAAGAGAACGTGACAGCACGTTATCATGAAAAAGAAGAAGAAATGACAGAAGAACGCATGCGCGAATTCGAAAAGGTCATCTTACTTCGTGCGATTGATATGAAATGGACAGACCATATCGATGCGATGGACCAGTTGCGTCACGGTATTCATTTACGTGCTTATGGTCAAACAGATCCACTTCGTGAGTATCAGAGCGAAGGATTTACAATGTTTGAAGATATGGTGTTGGCCATTGAAAATGATGCGGCCCGTTTTGCAATGAAAGCAGAAATCCGCGATAATCTTGAACGTGAAGAAGTTGCCAAAGGTCAGGCAGTGAATCCTGAAGAAGGCAACGAACAAAAGAAGAGACAGCCGGTTCGTCGCTCAGTGAACGTTGGACGAAACGATCCATGTCCTTGCGGCAGCGGTAAGAAGTTTAAACATTGCCATGGCAGAAACTAA
- a CDS encoding murein hydrolase activator EnvC family protein, translating into MQKWMLSILIAILVLSSGIGNPQVLAASLKDMKDEKNAIELKKNTINQDIQSKKNEITTNQSKIESIQAQIAKLDAEVKETNAQITKLENEITQTTEEVEALRASIEDLEKKIQERDEVLRERVRAMQVNGGSVNYLDVLLGANSFTDFIDRVSTVATLMDADRTIMKEQAEDQKQLEEEKKLVEQKLEELQSNKSKLEGLKASLQSQKAEQDRLAAELKKEQEKLNSEKANLETELHEAHELSAALEREIRAEENRLAELARQAEIERKKREQAEAEARANANKGSSSNANTSNASQSSAGSAPAVSSGTWTRPAAGRISSEFGYRNISFASSNHRGIDVANSIGTPIVAAGDGVVGRTGVIGTYGNVIMITHSVNGKIYTTLYAHLSGINVSPGQVVSKGQVIGSMGNTGRSSGPHLHFEFHVGGWTGYGPSAVNPRSYVPF; encoded by the coding sequence ATGCAAAAATGGATGCTATCTATTCTGATAGCTATTCTTGTGCTGTCTTCAGGAATAGGAAATCCGCAAGTTTTAGCAGCTTCATTGAAAGATATGAAAGATGAAAAGAATGCAATTGAGTTAAAGAAGAATACGATTAATCAAGATATTCAATCGAAAAAAAATGAAATTACTACGAATCAATCAAAAATCGAGTCAATTCAAGCACAAATTGCTAAATTAGATGCAGAAGTTAAAGAAACAAATGCACAAATTACAAAACTTGAAAATGAAATTACGCAAACTACTGAAGAAGTTGAAGCATTAAGAGCGTCTATCGAGGATTTAGAAAAGAAAATTCAAGAGCGTGATGAAGTATTGCGCGAACGTGTACGTGCGATGCAAGTGAACGGCGGTTCTGTTAACTATTTAGACGTATTACTTGGCGCGAATAGTTTCACAGACTTTATTGACCGTGTTTCTACTGTTGCTACATTAATGGATGCAGATCGCACAATTATGAAAGAACAAGCCGAAGATCAGAAGCAATTGGAAGAAGAGAAAAAGCTTGTTGAACAAAAACTTGAAGAATTACAGTCTAATAAAAGTAAGCTAGAAGGATTGAAGGCTTCACTTCAGTCTCAAAAAGCTGAACAAGATAGATTGGCTGCTGAACTAAAGAAAGAACAAGAAAAGTTAAATTCAGAAAAAGCGAATTTAGAAACAGAATTACATGAAGCGCATGAATTAAGTGCGGCTTTAGAGCGTGAAATTAGAGCTGAAGAAAATCGTTTAGCTGAACTTGCACGTCAAGCAGAAATTGAACGCAAAAAACGAGAGCAAGCCGAAGCTGAAGCACGAGCAAATGCCAATAAAGGAAGCTCATCCAATGCCAATACGTCTAATGCTTCCCAATCCTCAGCAGGAAGCGCACCCGCCGTTTCAAGCGGGACTTGGACAAGACCGGCAGCAGGAAGAATTAGCTCTGAGTTCGGCTATAGAAATATTTCTTTCGCCTCAAGCAATCATAGAGGGATAGATGTTGCAAACTCAATTGGTACACCAATCGTTGCGGCTGGGGATGGTGTTGTTGGTAGAACTGGCGTCATCGGGACGTATGGTAATGTCATCATGATTACACACTCAGTAAACGGAAAAATTTATACAACATTGTATGCGCATCTATCTGGTATCAATGTAAGTCCTGGACAAGTCGTTTCGAAAGGACAAGTCATTGGTAGCATGGGGAATACAGGAAGATCTTCTGGTCCACATTTACATTTTGAATTTCACGTTGGTGGATGGACGGGTTATGGTCCTTCTGCAGTGAACCCAAGAAGTTACGTACCATTTTAA
- a CDS encoding peroxiredoxin family protein, translating into MRKNSIGLIVAILLVGTMVVLMIKSNIDEKKPLESFEEVEEYRKSLEAQGVNSVDITEGLEQGDTPPDFELTTLTGEVVTLSELKGQKVILNFWASWCGPCKAEMPHMQNYYENYKDLANVEIVAVNMTTQERKGVEGIENFIEEYGLTFPIPLDEDGEVIDAYRVMTIPTTYMIGTDGTIAHRFIGPMDEKTIHSLVENLD; encoded by the coding sequence TTGAGGAAAAATAGTATTGGTTTAATTGTGGCCATTTTATTAGTTGGAACGATGGTTGTACTGATGATTAAGTCGAATATAGATGAGAAAAAACCGCTTGAGTCATTTGAAGAGGTAGAAGAGTATAGGAAAAGTTTAGAGGCGCAAGGAGTGAATTCCGTAGATATAACGGAAGGGTTGGAACAAGGCGATACACCTCCAGATTTTGAATTAACTACGTTAACGGGAGAAGTCGTTACATTATCCGAATTAAAAGGACAAAAAGTCATCCTAAATTTCTGGGCCTCTTGGTGTGGACCATGTAAAGCGGAAATGCCACATATGCAAAATTACTATGAGAATTATAAAGATTTAGCGAATGTGGAAATTGTTGCGGTTAATATGACGACACAGGAGAGAAAAGGGGTAGAAGGAATTGAGAATTTTATCGAGGAGTATGGACTTACATTTCCAATTCCTTTGGATGAGGATGGAGAGGTAATTGATGCTTATCGTGTGATGACAATTCCGACCACCTATATGATTGGAACGGATGGAACGATTGCACATAGATTTATTGGGCCAATGGATGAAAAGACGATTCATAGCTTAGTTGAAAATTTAGATTAA
- the prfB gene encoding peptide chain release factor 2 (programmed frameshift), giving the protein MVLSDVRNELDTTAKKLVDFRGSLDLENKEARIQELDEVMTEPGFWDDQEAAQKVINESNALKDVVGDFTELNETQENLEMTLELLREESDDELQEELIAELKTFMQKLEDFELHLLLSGEFDKHNAVLELHSGAGGTESQDWASMLLRMYTRWAEQHKFSVETIDYQAGDEAGIKSVTLSIKGHNAFGYLKAEKGVHRLVRISPFDSSGRRHTSFVSCEVMPEFDGDIDIEIRTEDLKIDTYRSSGAGGQHVNVTDSAVRITHEPTGTVVTCQTERSQIKNRERAMNLLKSKLYQLKVEEEEARLREIRGEQKEIGWGSQIRSYVFHPYSMVKDHRTDAETGNVGAVMDGELDMFINAYLRSQIN; this is encoded by the exons ATGGTATTATCAGATGTACGGAACGAGCTTGACACTACAGCTAAGAAATTAGTGGACTTTAGGGGGTCTCTT GACTTAGAAAACAAAGAGGCACGCATCCAAGAGTTAGATGAGGTTATGACTGAACCCGGGTTTTGGGATGATCAAGAAGCCGCTCAAAAAGTGATTAATGAGTCTAATGCTTTAAAAGATGTTGTTGGAGATTTTACGGAATTAAATGAGACGCAAGAAAACCTAGAAATGACACTCGAGTTATTACGTGAAGAATCTGATGATGAATTGCAGGAAGAGCTTATTGCAGAACTTAAAACGTTTATGCAAAAACTAGAAGATTTCGAGCTTCATTTATTACTTAGTGGGGAGTTCGACAAACATAATGCAGTACTCGAACTACATTCCGGAGCAGGTGGTACAGAATCGCAAGACTGGGCTTCTATGCTACTTCGTATGTACACACGTTGGGCGGAACAACATAAGTTTTCAGTTGAAACAATCGATTATCAAGCAGGCGATGAGGCTGGCATAAAATCAGTCACATTATCGATTAAAGGACATAATGCATTCGGTTATTTGAAGGCTGAAAAAGGTGTCCATCGTCTTGTCCGTATTTCACCGTTTGATTCTTCAGGCCGTCGCCACACATCTTTCGTATCGTGTGAAGTAATGCCTGAATTTGATGGAGATATTGATATTGAAATCCGTACAGAAGATTTAAAAATTGACACATATCGTTCAAGTGGTGCAGGTGGTCAGCACGTTAACGTAACAGATTCAGCTGTTCGAATTACTCATGAGCCGACAGGAACGGTTGTAACGTGTCAAACTGAGCGTTCTCAGATTAAAAACCGTGAGCGAGCCATGAATCTATTGAAATCGAAGTTATATCAGTTGAAAGTTGAAGAAGAAGAGGCACGTTTAAGAGAAATTCGTGGTGAACAAAAAGAAATTGGCTGGGGAAGTCAAATTCGTTCCTACGTATTCCACCCGTATTCAATGGTTAAAGACCATAGAACGGACGCGGAAACAGGGAATGTTGGTGCTGTGATGGATGGCGAATTAGATATGTTCATCAATGCCTATTTACGTTCGCAAATCAATTAA
- the ftsE gene encoding cell division ATP-binding protein FtsE: protein MIKMKNVYKKYANGVVASNGINIEIDRGEFVYVVGPSGAGKSTFIKMIFREETPTSGEIFFNDINITTLKQKQIPQLRRRMGVVFQDFKLLPMLNVYENVAFALEVIEESPTNIRKKVNEVLALVGLTQKARMFPNELSGGEQQRVSIARSIVNHPEVVIADEPTGNLDPETSWEIMDVFKKINARGTTIIMATHNKEIVNTIRHRVVAIEGGLITRDEIGGDYGYER, encoded by the coding sequence TTGATAAAAATGAAAAATGTATATAAGAAATACGCGAATGGTGTCGTTGCCTCAAACGGGATCAATATCGAAATTGATCGAGGCGAATTCGTATACGTAGTCGGGCCAAGTGGAGCTGGAAAATCAACATTTATTAAGATGATATTCAGAGAAGAAACGCCAACGAGCGGCGAAATATTTTTTAATGATATAAACATTACCACGTTAAAACAAAAGCAAATTCCGCAATTGAGACGTCGTATGGGTGTTGTCTTTCAGGACTTTAAACTATTGCCTATGCTGAATGTCTATGAAAATGTTGCGTTTGCACTAGAAGTGATTGAGGAATCACCTACAAATATTAGAAAAAAAGTAAATGAGGTTTTAGCCCTTGTCGGACTAACCCAAAAAGCTAGAATGTTTCCAAACGAGTTATCGGGCGGAGAACAGCAACGGGTATCCATTGCTAGGTCTATTGTCAATCATCCAGAAGTTGTGATTGCGGATGAACCGACCGGAAACTTAGATCCAGAGACGTCTTGGGAAATTATGGACGTATTCAAGAAGATCAATGCACGTGGAACAACAATTATTATGGCAACCCATAATAAAGAAATTGTAAATACGATTAGACATCGTGTTGTTGCAATCGAAGGCGGTTTAATCACCCGTGATGAAATTGGAGGTGATTACGGCTATGAAAGGTAG
- a CDS encoding PDZ domain-containing protein, translating to MMGKEVFSDVLLSVSLFLLNPLLIIALIVAVLLGYFRVKRERRSFRVRMLPGLTELRRIISESWLHAIVLSILISGIGLVVDAGWLVLFCILSILALLTFNYKLTSPVYFATIAFFSLYAINYFAKDFGFRGWEVAAIDFFGELTITISVITGMLLVAEGLLIYKYGHRDNSSHLIQTKRGLQAGVFKAKRLWLLPVLFLVPGEMIGTYLPYWPQFTVGESAFTFVPVPLVIGFSQIARASFPENVFPQIGRAIAFIGVVVIAAGVAAMWMPVLGWAALLAGVAGRMIVSVVASIRERRGGYVLAPQSKGVVIAGVIPDSPGEKMGLLPGERIQSVNGLPVHNEKELYDAIQVNAAHCRLQVVDKDGEVRLMQQVVYRHDHHRLGILVVQ from the coding sequence ATGATGGGAAAAGAAGTATTCAGTGACGTGTTATTATCCGTTTCACTTTTTTTACTTAATCCTCTTTTAATTATCGCGTTAATTGTCGCGGTATTGTTAGGATACTTTCGTGTGAAAAGAGAGAGACGTAGTTTTAGAGTGCGTATGTTGCCAGGTTTAACTGAATTGCGTCGAATTATATCTGAGTCTTGGCTTCACGCCATTGTCCTTTCCATTCTTATTTCAGGAATTGGACTTGTGGTGGATGCGGGTTGGTTAGTGCTTTTTTGTATACTGTCAATACTTGCGCTCCTAACTTTTAATTATAAATTAACTTCCCCTGTTTATTTTGCTACAATCGCATTTTTTAGTTTATATGCAATAAACTATTTCGCCAAGGATTTCGGATTCCGCGGTTGGGAAGTAGCAGCAATCGATTTCTTTGGAGAGTTAACAATTACGATTTCTGTGATTACAGGGATGTTGCTTGTTGCCGAAGGATTGCTTATTTATAAGTATGGACATCGGGATAATTCATCTCATTTAATTCAGACGAAACGAGGGCTTCAGGCTGGCGTGTTTAAAGCGAAGAGGCTTTGGTTGCTTCCTGTTTTATTTCTTGTACCTGGTGAGATGATCGGCACTTATCTGCCATATTGGCCTCAGTTTACAGTTGGAGAAAGTGCATTTACGTTTGTACCGGTGCCGCTAGTTATTGGGTTTTCTCAAATTGCACGTGCTAGCTTTCCGGAGAATGTATTTCCTCAAATTGGACGAGCGATTGCTTTTATTGGTGTAGTCGTAATTGCGGCTGGAGTCGCAGCGATGTGGATGCCGGTTTTAGGTTGGGCTGCCTTGTTGGCAGGTGTCGCGGGAAGAATGATTGTTTCTGTTGTCGCCTCAATTCGGGAGCGAAGAGGCGGTTATGTTTTAGCGCCTCAGTCTAAAGGCGTCGTGATTGCTGGTGTGATTCCCGATTCTCCCGGTGAGAAAATGGGACTACTGCCAGGGGAACGTATTCAGTCTGTAAATGGCCTGCCTGTCCATAATGAAAAAGAACTTTATGATGCGATTCAAGTAAATGCCGCGCATTGTCGATTACAAGTTGTGGATAAGGATGGAGAAGTAAGGCTTATGCAACAGGTCGTCTATCGACATGATCATCATCGACTCGGAATTTTAGTCGTTCAGTAA
- the ftsX gene encoding permease-like cell division protein FtsX: MKGRTFKRHLRESLKSVGRNRWMTFASISAVTVTLLLVGVFLVLMMNLNKIATNLEEDVEIKIIVDLAADEEAIAGLEEKLKANPRLTDIRFSSNEEELEIMIKGYGEELGLYKQSNPLRHVFYVRATDPQETVKVAKEIGTYEYAFEVIYGEGKVEKLFNILNTGRNIGIVLIIALLFTAMFLISNTIRVTIVARRKEIEIMKLVGATNNFVRIPFLLEGIWLGILGALLPMIFLTVAYINLFDYIQPKLEGELFQPLSKTPFIYQLNGLLLFTGIFIGVWGSFMSVRKFLKV, from the coding sequence ATGAAAGGTAGAACATTTAAAAGACATTTACGAGAAAGTTTAAAAAGTGTTGGTCGTAATCGATGGATGACATTTGCATCGATTAGTGCAGTGACAGTTACATTATTACTTGTTGGTGTATTCCTTGTTTTAATGATGAACTTAAATAAAATTGCCACAAATTTAGAAGAAGATGTCGAAATTAAGATTATTGTCGATTTAGCAGCAGATGAGGAAGCAATCGCAGGACTTGAAGAGAAATTGAAAGCAAATCCACGTCTCACCGACATCAGATTTTCTTCCAACGAAGAAGAACTTGAAATCATGATTAAAGGGTACGGTGAAGAACTGGGTTTATATAAACAAAGTAACCCGCTTCGACATGTTTTTTATGTTAGAGCGACAGACCCACAGGAAACTGTAAAAGTTGCAAAAGAGATTGGTACATATGAATACGCGTTTGAAGTGATTTACGGTGAAGGCAAAGTTGAAAAACTATTTAATATCTTAAATACAGGTCGTAATATCGGTATTGTACTAATAATTGCTTTACTATTTACAGCGATGTTCTTAATTTCCAACACAATTCGCGTGACGATTGTAGCACGTAGAAAAGAAATTGAAATTATGAAACTTGTAGGTGCAACAAATAATTTTGTCCGTATTCCATTTTTATTAGAAGGAATATGGCTCGGAATCCTTGGTGCATTATTACCGATGATATTCCTAACTGTTGCCTACATTAATCTTTTTGATTATATTCAACCGAAATTGGAAGGCGAATTATTCCAACCGCTTTCTAAAACACCGTTTATTTATCAATTAAACGGATTACTTCTTTTCACCGGGATTTTTATCGGTGTTTGGGGTAGTTTTATGTCTGTTCGAAAGTTTTTGAAAGTCTAA
- a CDS encoding S41 family peptidase has product MRKSRFLLIMLFVAVLAGSSFFLLKNTQGKKENVGVMPPDTFEVIDEAYTIIQNEGIHPVEGRALIEGALRGMADVIDDPYSTYLTEEEAAAHRESLASERIGIGAEITRSNGKFLIVAPIKSSPADKAGLQPYDEIIRIDGENIAGSSLEEVVKKIRGKQGTTLNMTIYRPDMNKHLEVSIVRDAIPVATVSNGVLEEKKRKVGYISITTFGEETAQEWKVATDAVLGGRAEALIIDVRGNPGGYLHSVSQIVSSLLEVDTVFAYMEDPKGALTPLLAENSEEIQYSEKLKRIPVVLLQDKGSASASEVLSGALKDSKRSIIIGTESFGKGTVQDTFDLSNGGEVKLSTHKWLTPKEKWIHGKGIPPHLEVKQDGLFSEHIRLIGVDYKEGDYHDEIAYAQRLLAGLGYKINKADGYFDKETVRAVMAFQKDKTLEANGEMNREFYMALKEEVEAFRANKENDQQLQMALDYLMHELKGK; this is encoded by the coding sequence ATGCGGAAAAGCCGGTTTTTGTTAATTATGTTGTTTGTCGCTGTCCTTGCTGGAAGTTCCTTTTTTCTATTAAAGAATACGCAAGGAAAGAAGGAAAATGTAGGAGTAATGCCGCCAGATACTTTCGAAGTGATTGATGAAGCGTATACGATTATTCAAAATGAAGGAATCCATCCAGTAGAAGGTAGGGCGTTAATTGAAGGGGCACTTCGAGGAATGGCAGATGTAATTGACGACCCTTATAGTACCTATTTGACCGAGGAAGAGGCTGCCGCCCATCGTGAATCGTTGGCAAGTGAGCGAATTGGCATCGGCGCGGAAATTACAAGGTCGAATGGAAAATTTCTCATCGTCGCACCAATCAAGTCATCGCCAGCTGATAAAGCAGGCTTGCAACCTTATGATGAAATTATTCGGATTGACGGGGAAAATATAGCTGGCAGTTCTTTAGAAGAAGTTGTTAAGAAAATCCGTGGTAAGCAAGGAACGACTTTGAACATGACAATTTATAGGCCAGACATGAACAAACACCTAGAAGTATCCATCGTACGCGATGCGATTCCTGTAGCGACCGTTTCCAATGGAGTACTTGAGGAGAAAAAACGCAAAGTCGGTTACATATCGATTACAACGTTTGGAGAGGAAACAGCACAGGAATGGAAAGTAGCGACAGATGCTGTGTTAGGTGGAAGAGCAGAAGCGCTGATTATTGATGTACGTGGCAATCCGGGCGGATATTTACACAGTGTTTCACAAATTGTAAGCAGTTTATTAGAAGTAGATACAGTATTTGCATATATGGAAGATCCAAAAGGTGCATTAACGCCATTGTTGGCCGAGAACTCAGAGGAAATTCAGTACAGTGAGAAGTTAAAAAGAATACCAGTTGTTTTATTACAAGATAAAGGCAGTGCATCGGCAAGTGAAGTATTAAGTGGGGCGTTAAAAGATTCTAAACGGTCAATCATTATTGGGACAGAAAGTTTTGGCAAAGGAACCGTTCAAGATACGTTTGACTTGTCTAATGGAGGAGAAGTTAAGTTATCTACACACAAATGGCTCACGCCGAAAGAAAAGTGGATCCATGGAAAAGGAATTCCTCCACATTTGGAAGTGAAGCAAGATGGATTATTTAGCGAGCATATTCGTTTAATCGGGGTGGATTATAAAGAAGGCGATTATCATGATGAAATTGCATATGCCCAAAGGCTACTTGCAGGGTTAGGGTATAAAATTAACAAAGCAGATGGCTATTTTGATAAAGAAACTGTAAGAGCCGTAATGGCGTTTCAGAAAGACAAGACGTTAGAAGCGAACGGTGAGATGAATCGAGAATTTTATATGGCATTGAAAGAGGAAGTAGAAGCTTTTCGGGCGAATAAGGAAAACGATCAGCAATTGCAAATGGCCCTTGACTATTTGATGCATGAACTAAAAGGGAAGTAA